From Streptomyces chrestomyceticus JCM 4735, one genomic window encodes:
- a CDS encoding pilus assembly protein TadG-related protein encodes MTRAASRRRTGDAGQAFPLYIVAVAGLLLLAFAFFAVGQAAATRNSAQTAADAAALAAGQKYRDRLSTELLDAIRTGAPWKDLLDGRGVPGAEACANAEWFAGRNDADVTCTADSYPTSFAVEADTRKTVGRSVIPGTENTHASARARAVVEPRCTPGPEPEPTPTPTPAPGEGDGPGQGDGDDQGDGGDQGDGGDPPANDPPAGPPTVNLTCEDGKEWTVDPADPRDLPEAADLFSVRLAE; translated from the coding sequence CTGACCCGGGCGGCGTCCCGCCGCCGGACCGGAGACGCCGGCCAGGCGTTTCCCCTGTACATCGTGGCCGTGGCCGGCCTGCTCCTGCTCGCCTTCGCGTTCTTCGCGGTCGGGCAGGCCGCCGCGACCCGCAACTCCGCGCAGACCGCTGCCGACGCGGCGGCGCTGGCGGCCGGACAGAAGTACCGGGACCGGCTGAGTACGGAACTCCTCGACGCGATCCGTACAGGCGCGCCCTGGAAGGACCTGCTCGACGGCCGTGGCGTCCCCGGCGCCGAGGCGTGCGCGAACGCCGAGTGGTTCGCCGGCCGCAACGACGCCGACGTGACGTGCACGGCGGACTCGTACCCCACGTCGTTCGCCGTCGAGGCCGACACCCGTAAGACCGTGGGCCGTTCGGTGATCCCCGGGACCGAGAACACCCACGCCTCGGCACGGGCCAGGGCGGTGGTCGAACCGCGCTGCACACCGGGCCCGGAGCCGGAACCGACACCGACGCCGACACCGGCGCCGGGGGAGGGTGACGGCCCCGGCCAGGGCGACGGCGATGACCAGGGAGACGGTGGCGACCAGGGCGACGGCGGCGACCCGCCCGCCAACGACCCACCCGCCGGTCCCCCCACCGTGAACCTCACCTGCGAGGACGGCAAGGAGTGGACCGTCGACCCGGCCGACCCCCGCGACCTGCCCGAAGCCGCCGACCTGTTCTCCGTACGCCTTGCCGAATGA
- a CDS encoding TadE/TadG family type IV pilus assembly protein: MTVRIRGRRGGRRRRDDRGQVSVEFLGFLPILLLIALAVIQLGLAAYAVQQAGTGARAAARTATLDEADRKTSPEAAGKAAMSGWVAADASVQASEGGGEAVATATVKIPSVIPGVEFGPATRSATMALPAEPGGSTAP, encoded by the coding sequence ATGACCGTGCGCATCCGGGGACGGCGAGGGGGACGCCGCCGGCGCGACGACCGCGGCCAGGTCTCCGTCGAATTCCTCGGCTTCCTGCCGATCCTGCTGCTCATCGCCCTCGCCGTGATCCAGCTCGGCCTGGCCGCGTACGCCGTCCAGCAGGCCGGTACGGGAGCGCGCGCCGCCGCCCGTACGGCCACCCTCGACGAGGCCGACCGGAAGACGTCCCCGGAGGCGGCGGGCAAGGCGGCCATGAGCGGCTGGGTCGCCGCGGACGCCAGTGTCCAGGCGTCCGAGGGCGGCGGCGAGGCCGTGGCGACCGCGACGGTCAAGATCCCGTCCGTCATTCCCGGCGTCGAGTTCGGGCCCGCCACCCGCAGCGCCACCATGGCCCTGCCCGCCGAACCCGGAGGAAGCACCGCCCCATGA
- a CDS encoding TetR/AcrR family transcriptional regulator: protein MARPRKFDEERAVGAAMEAFRTAGYEGTSTQDLCEATGLGRSSIYNTFKSKHDLFERALDRFMTERNSELFALLESGLPVREKIRTHLRRVVDEECESEEARRGCLVVNTAIEIAARDEEVAGELARDYRLRLEAIRAAIESGQRDGDIDAGKDARALAHLVIAAVGGLRVSARCGADRGALEGIVEGFMAAL from the coding sequence ATGGCCCGCCCCAGGAAGTTCGACGAGGAGCGGGCGGTCGGTGCCGCGATGGAGGCGTTCCGGACCGCCGGCTACGAAGGCACGTCCACGCAGGACCTGTGCGAGGCGACCGGTCTCGGGCGCAGCAGTATCTACAACACGTTCAAGAGCAAGCACGACCTTTTCGAGCGGGCGCTGGACCGTTTCATGACGGAACGGAACAGTGAGCTGTTCGCGCTGCTGGAGAGCGGCCTGCCGGTGCGGGAGAAGATCCGTACGCATCTGCGGCGCGTCGTGGACGAGGAGTGCGAGAGCGAGGAGGCCCGGCGCGGCTGCCTGGTCGTGAACACCGCCATCGAGATCGCGGCCCGCGACGAGGAGGTCGCGGGCGAGCTGGCGCGGGACTACCGGCTGCGGCTGGAGGCGATCCGCGCCGCGATCGAGTCCGGGCAGCGGGACGGCGACATCGACGCGGGCAAGGACGCGCGCGCTCTCGCCCACCTGGTCATCGCGGCTGTCGGCGGTCTGCGTGTCTCGGCGCGCTGCGGGGCCGACCGCGGGGCGCTCGAAGGAATCGTGGAGGGCTTCATGGCAGCGCTCTGA
- a CDS encoding TadE family protein has translation MRRPRLGDDRGQVSVELLGLAPLILAVLVLLWQFVLVGYTFTLAANSADKGARAGTATETGGPAACEAAARKDLPGAWEGGAQISCAPEGGLWKARVALQVPVLFPGAVNFPGHVVGTAGAAEEEGA, from the coding sequence ATGCGCCGCCCACGGCTGGGCGACGACCGCGGCCAGGTCTCCGTCGAACTCCTCGGGCTGGCCCCGCTGATCCTCGCCGTCCTCGTGTTGCTCTGGCAGTTCGTGCTCGTCGGCTACACCTTCACGCTCGCCGCCAACTCGGCGGACAAGGGCGCGCGGGCGGGCACCGCGACCGAGACGGGCGGCCCGGCCGCGTGCGAGGCGGCGGCCAGGAAGGATCTGCCCGGCGCGTGGGAGGGCGGCGCCCAGATTTCGTGCGCTCCCGAGGGCGGCCTGTGGAAGGCGCGGGTGGCGCTCCAGGTGCCGGTGCTCTTCCCCGGCGCGGTGAACTTCCCAGGGCACGTCGTGGGCACGGCGGGCGCGGCGGAGGAGGAGGGGGCGTGA
- a CDS encoding KGGVGR-motif variant AAA ATPase, giving the protein MAGKLFTWVDIDSRLAEAATEGRWPRWLLEVDAWWDALELTVRPGTGSETVRDWLDSQFGLGSAVGYDAGLELVLDRPAAHAPHSLPVRLVEALDSGAAPRRPKLSERRVTSALGDTLPRPADPQFAGDKQLIAFHSFKGGVGRTLHSVALADFLASQGQHVLLVDADLEAPGITWMYQAQGGRCDIAYEDVLALLHSSRHGDPTPAVQIAAAYLPNQSVSRYPGPGRITVLPVSRRTRLGPPRIGPTDLLTEDRSPYFLSESLAALAVAAEADTVVMDLRAGASELAAPVLLDPRVTRIFVTTVSSQSLQGTEAMIRQLGCQSPAVARTDPTPGAIVTQYRLDTHDLHAEEARRTLSAALSSTIAMAATDEYTSEDLAVDEQVLTAPLLSPFREELLTLPQSWDAVVEVIRRCGLPGLLSEFAPSLTQTAATSSDEPSSLDERRRTLKSTAGRLIFAERQGMDSSLGFLTTEPVRRLIADHSTDLPVAIVVGAKGAGKTFTFARMCSAGTWDAFARENGQSVDRTAMVIPVLDPANIAEPGTGMLSPQALRDRAAGGQGVTADEIRSHLNAGLVDPRAQDAEFWRQRWLECLAWSAGAARDVSAEDFLVRRTLDTSEARLFVFDGLEDWLESLDAEPRRMALRTLLIEVPAWLRRLRHRSLGLVVFVRQDLVRSAIKQNLGQFLDRYAPYELRWDTEDALRLSLWIASNAEAVEASGSPIADMSYEEIVHALTPLWGAKLGTEKSREAWTERWVPAALADFNEQIQARDVVRFLREAADASIGDERWPDRVLAPAAMRRALGACSRAKVDEINQENPRLGKLLRQMGTFSDDVRMPFDAEDLNLSPDDVEALEQWGALARDADGRYRMPEIYRHALGFRTQGRARVVRTP; this is encoded by the coding sequence ATGGCCGGCAAGCTCTTCACCTGGGTGGACATCGATTCCCGACTGGCGGAGGCGGCCACCGAGGGCCGGTGGCCGCGGTGGTTGCTGGAGGTCGATGCCTGGTGGGACGCGCTGGAGCTGACCGTCCGCCCGGGGACGGGGAGCGAGACCGTCCGCGACTGGCTGGACAGCCAGTTCGGTCTCGGGTCGGCCGTCGGGTACGACGCGGGCCTGGAACTCGTCCTCGACCGCCCCGCGGCGCACGCCCCCCACTCACTGCCCGTGCGCCTGGTCGAAGCCCTCGATTCCGGAGCGGCCCCGCGCCGTCCGAAGCTCAGTGAGCGCCGCGTCACCTCGGCATTGGGAGACACGCTGCCTCGTCCGGCGGACCCGCAGTTCGCCGGAGACAAGCAGCTCATCGCGTTCCACTCCTTCAAGGGCGGCGTGGGACGCACGTTGCACTCCGTCGCGTTGGCCGACTTCCTGGCGTCTCAGGGTCAGCACGTCCTCCTCGTGGACGCCGATCTGGAAGCTCCCGGCATCACCTGGATGTACCAGGCGCAGGGCGGGCGCTGCGACATCGCGTACGAGGACGTCCTCGCCCTCCTGCACTCCTCACGACATGGCGACCCCACACCGGCCGTCCAGATCGCCGCCGCGTACCTTCCCAACCAGAGCGTCTCGCGCTACCCGGGGCCGGGCCGCATCACCGTGCTTCCCGTCAGCCGGCGCACCCGGCTCGGCCCGCCCCGCATCGGCCCGACGGACCTGCTGACCGAGGACCGCTCACCGTACTTCCTCAGCGAATCGCTTGCCGCCCTGGCCGTCGCGGCCGAGGCCGACACCGTCGTGATGGACTTGCGGGCCGGAGCGTCCGAACTGGCGGCGCCCGTTCTGCTGGACCCCCGTGTGACGCGGATCTTCGTCACGACGGTCAGCAGCCAGTCCCTTCAGGGGACCGAGGCGATGATCCGGCAACTGGGGTGCCAGTCACCGGCGGTGGCACGTACGGACCCGACTCCCGGCGCGATCGTGACGCAGTACCGTCTCGACACCCATGACCTCCATGCCGAGGAGGCGCGCCGAACCCTGTCCGCGGCGCTGTCGTCCACCATCGCCATGGCGGCGACGGACGAATACACCTCGGAAGACCTCGCGGTGGACGAACAAGTGCTGACCGCGCCGCTCTTGAGCCCGTTCCGCGAGGAACTGCTCACGCTGCCGCAGAGCTGGGACGCGGTGGTGGAGGTCATCCGACGCTGTGGTCTGCCCGGCTTGCTGAGCGAGTTCGCGCCGAGCCTCACACAAACAGCAGCGACGTCTTCGGACGAACCTTCGAGCCTGGACGAGCGTCGACGCACCCTGAAGAGCACAGCGGGTCGTCTCATCTTCGCCGAGCGACAGGGCATGGACTCCAGCCTCGGATTCCTCACCACCGAGCCGGTACGCCGGCTGATCGCGGACCACAGCACCGACCTTCCCGTGGCGATCGTCGTCGGGGCGAAAGGCGCGGGCAAGACCTTTACGTTCGCCCGCATGTGCAGCGCGGGGACCTGGGATGCTTTCGCGCGGGAGAACGGTCAGAGCGTGGACCGGACCGCGATGGTCATCCCTGTTCTGGACCCGGCCAACATCGCGGAGCCGGGCACCGGCATGCTTTCCCCGCAAGCGCTCAGGGACCGCGCGGCAGGAGGACAAGGCGTCACCGCCGATGAGATCCGCAGTCACCTGAACGCCGGTCTCGTGGACCCCCGGGCCCAGGACGCGGAGTTCTGGAGGCAGCGCTGGCTCGAATGCCTGGCGTGGTCAGCGGGGGCCGCTCGGGATGTATCAGCCGAGGATTTCCTGGTCCGGCGGACACTGGACACGTCCGAAGCCCGTCTCTTCGTGTTCGACGGCCTGGAGGACTGGCTGGAGTCCTTGGACGCGGAGCCCCGGCGGATGGCCCTGCGCACCCTGCTCATCGAGGTGCCGGCCTGGCTCCGCCGCCTTCGCCATCGCTCGCTCGGTCTCGTGGTCTTCGTGCGGCAGGACCTGGTCCGCTCGGCGATCAAACAGAATCTCGGGCAGTTCCTCGACCGCTACGCCCCTTATGAGCTGCGCTGGGACACCGAGGACGCGCTCCGGCTCTCCCTGTGGATCGCGTCGAACGCCGAAGCGGTGGAGGCATCGGGGTCTCCGATCGCGGACATGTCCTACGAAGAGATCGTCCATGCCCTCACCCCTCTCTGGGGCGCGAAGCTCGGTACCGAGAAGTCACGTGAAGCGTGGACCGAGCGTTGGGTTCCGGCCGCTCTCGCGGACTTCAACGAGCAGATCCAGGCCCGCGACGTCGTCCGCTTCCTGCGCGAGGCGGCCGATGCTTCCATCGGCGACGAACGTTGGCCGGACCGCGTACTGGCACCGGCGGCCATGCGGCGCGCCCTGGGCGCGTGCAGCCGCGCGAAGGTGGATGAGATCAACCAGGAGAATCCCCGCCTCGGAAAACTCCTGCGGCAGATGGGCACGTTCTCCGACGACGTCCGCATGCCGTTCGACGCGGAGGATCTGAACCTGTCCCCGGATGATGTCGAGGCTTTGGAGCAGTGGGGCGCGCTGGCCCGCGACGCCGACGGGCGCTACCGCATGCCCGAGATCTACCGGCATGCCCTCGGCTTCCGTACCCAAGGCAGGGCGCGCGTGGTTCGGACTCCTTGA
- a CDS encoding Cmx/CmrA family chloramphenicol efflux MFS transporter yields MPIAVYLLGLGIFAQGTSEFMLAGLLPNVAADLGVSIPDAGLLVSAFAIGMVVGAPVLAIGTLRLPRRTALIAFQLVFVAGHVVGALAPGYGVLFATRVVSAFAYAGFWAVAAAAAVSLVPAGAKGKALSVVGTGLTLATIVGVPVGTVLSQHAGWRAAFWGVVALTAASLASLLAALPAARPAAGELPSVRCEIAAMSRPALWVSYLLTTLSFGAAIVTFSYLTPLLTEVSGLPASLVPAVLALYGVGGLLGMTLGGRTADRHPLRTLFLGIGGLTTASALLALTAENLPVTIALVFTLGLTGYVTNPVVQSRVFTLAPNAPTLAPAVNTSAFNVGITLTPMLGGLTIDAGFGYTSVAWVGAAVGATALGAALWVAALQRRTEARAVMGRASGAVDAASTRPNAMAATD; encoded by the coding sequence ATGCCCATAGCCGTCTACCTCCTCGGCCTGGGGATCTTCGCCCAGGGAACCTCCGAGTTCATGCTCGCCGGACTGCTGCCCAACGTGGCCGCCGACCTCGGCGTCTCCATCCCCGACGCCGGGCTGCTGGTGTCCGCGTTCGCCATCGGCATGGTGGTGGGCGCACCCGTCCTCGCCATCGGCACCCTGCGCCTGCCGCGCCGCACCGCGCTGATCGCCTTCCAGCTCGTCTTCGTGGCCGGGCACGTGGTCGGCGCGCTGGCCCCGGGGTACGGGGTGCTGTTCGCGACGCGGGTCGTCAGCGCCTTCGCGTACGCGGGCTTCTGGGCGGTGGCCGCCGCGGCGGCGGTGAGCCTGGTGCCGGCCGGAGCCAAGGGCAAGGCGCTGTCGGTCGTCGGCACCGGACTCACCCTCGCCACGATCGTCGGCGTACCGGTCGGCACGGTGCTGAGCCAGCACGCCGGGTGGCGCGCCGCCTTCTGGGGCGTGGTCGCTCTGACCGCCGCCAGCCTGGCCTCCCTGCTGGCCGCACTGCCCGCCGCCCGTCCGGCCGCAGGCGAACTCCCCTCCGTACGGTGTGAGATCGCGGCCATGTCCCGCCCCGCCCTGTGGGTCTCCTACCTCCTCACCACCCTGAGCTTCGGCGCCGCCATCGTCACCTTCAGCTACCTCACGCCCCTGCTGACCGAGGTGAGCGGCCTGCCGGCGAGCCTGGTCCCGGCCGTCCTCGCGCTGTACGGGGTCGGCGGCCTGCTCGGCATGACCCTCGGCGGACGCACCGCCGACCGCCACCCGCTCCGCACCCTCTTCCTCGGCATCGGCGGACTGACCACCGCCTCCGCCCTGCTCGCCCTGACCGCCGAGAACCTGCCCGTGACCATCGCCCTGGTCTTCACCCTCGGCCTCACCGGCTACGTCACCAACCCGGTCGTCCAGTCCCGCGTCTTCACCCTCGCCCCGAACGCCCCGACCCTGGCCCCCGCGGTCAACACCTCCGCCTTCAACGTCGGCATCACCCTCACCCCGATGCTGGGCGGCCTGACGATCGACGCGGGCTTCGGTTACACGTCGGTGGCCTGGGTGGGGGCGGCGGTGGGCGCGACGGCCCTGGGCGCTGCGCTCTGGGTGGCGGCTCTTCAGCGCCGTACGGAGGCTCGTGCGGTGATGGGGCGGGCGTCGGGTGCGGTGGATGCTGCCTCCACCAGGCCGAACGCTATGGCAGCAACCGACTGA
- a CDS encoding membrane protein produces MAKRLWGKGDDRGQTSIEYLGIIAVVVAIVLVLSTTDFGSQIATAISNKISEVVGI; encoded by the coding sequence ATGGCGAAGCGGTTGTGGGGAAAGGGCGACGACCGGGGGCAGACCTCGATCGAGTACCTGGGCATCATCGCCGTGGTCGTGGCGATCGTGCTCGTCCTGTCGACCACGGACTTCGGCAGTCAGATCGCGACGGCCATCTCCAACAAGATCTCCGAGGTCGTGGGAATCTGA
- a CDS encoding DUF5936 domain-containing protein yields MGIGTTGLLLALALAASVAGICYGVALYRREARLPPDIAVALEVGSTRTTVVGSAVDRAGMRYAPLVLRLMGEKRVAKVRRRIDQAGNPGGLTVDRYAARRAVYGFLGFGGALVMLLRSQYLLALLLVAFGLFWNEVGIWAAIRQRKDTIERTLPDFLDVLAVVVSAGLGFRQALDRVADKYEGPWADELRITLRQLDMGVSRREAFEELRRRNDSEQVAQFVTALQQGEELGSPIVDTLIQIADDMRRTDAQNARRRAARAVPKATMVVTTFMVPATMILLVAGFFLGSGTDFGSLMGD; encoded by the coding sequence ATGGGAATCGGAACGACCGGCCTGCTCCTCGCCCTCGCGCTCGCCGCCTCCGTGGCGGGCATCTGCTACGGCGTCGCCCTCTACCGCCGCGAGGCCAGACTGCCCCCGGACATCGCCGTCGCCCTGGAGGTCGGCTCGACCCGCACGACCGTCGTCGGATCGGCGGTGGACCGGGCGGGAATGCGGTACGCACCCCTCGTCCTACGCCTGATGGGCGAGAAGCGGGTGGCCAAGGTGCGCAGACGCATCGATCAGGCGGGCAACCCCGGCGGCCTGACCGTGGACCGCTACGCCGCCCGCCGCGCGGTGTACGGCTTCCTCGGCTTCGGCGGCGCGCTCGTCATGCTGCTGCGCTCCCAGTACCTGCTCGCCCTCCTCCTCGTCGCCTTCGGCCTGTTCTGGAACGAGGTCGGCATCTGGGCGGCGATTCGCCAACGCAAGGACACCATCGAACGGACGTTGCCCGACTTCCTGGACGTGCTGGCCGTCGTGGTCAGCGCCGGGCTGGGCTTCCGGCAGGCCCTGGACCGGGTGGCCGACAAGTACGAAGGCCCGTGGGCCGACGAGCTGCGGATCACGCTCCGGCAGTTGGACATGGGCGTCAGCCGCCGCGAGGCGTTCGAGGAACTGCGCAGACGCAACGACTCCGAGCAGGTGGCCCAGTTCGTCACCGCGCTCCAGCAGGGCGAGGAACTCGGCTCCCCGATCGTCGACACCCTCATCCAGATCGCCGACGACATGCGCCGCACCGACGCGCAGAACGCCCGGCGCCGCGCCGCCCGCGCGGTGCCCAAGGCGACCATGGTGGTCACCACGTTCATGGTCCCCGCCACGATGATCCTGCTCGTCGCGGGCTTCTTCCTCGGCTCCGGCACCGACTTCGGCTCACTGATGGGCGACTGA
- a CDS encoding CpaF family protein, with product MSLRARIAAPEAPPTGREDGHLVAVYRAKLLEEIDLAEMSALAAAERRTRLERVLGHIISREGPVLSTAERAQLIRRVVDEALGLGVLEPLLEDASVTEIMVNGPDQVYVERHGRVELVPVRFASHEQLMQTIERIVSTVNRRVDESNPMVDARLPSGERVNVIIPPLALNGATLTIRRFPRAYTLPELIGMGTLDDQMVMLLAGLVRAKFNVVVSGPTGAGKTTLLNALSGLIPEGERIITVEDAAELQLQQTHVIRLESRPPNVEGKGRITIRDLVRNSLRMRPDRIIVGEVRGGETLDMLQAMSTGHDGSLATVHANSAEDALMRLQTLASMSDVKVPFEALRDQINSAVDCLVQITRHADGSRRIGEIAILDSHGHADYRLATVCRFEAEPSGADRTVRGRFRYHPLPRRVAERLYLADEPVPPAFGVAADADQLTTREAS from the coding sequence ATGAGTCTCAGAGCCCGCATCGCCGCGCCGGAGGCCCCGCCGACGGGCCGCGAGGACGGCCACCTCGTCGCCGTCTACCGCGCCAAGCTGCTGGAGGAGATCGACCTCGCCGAGATGTCGGCGCTCGCCGCCGCCGAGCGCCGTACCCGCCTGGAGCGCGTCCTCGGCCACATCATCAGCCGCGAGGGCCCGGTCCTGTCCACCGCCGAACGCGCGCAGCTCATCCGCCGCGTGGTGGACGAGGCGCTCGGCCTCGGCGTCCTGGAACCGCTGCTCGAAGACGCCTCGGTCACCGAGATCATGGTCAACGGGCCCGACCAGGTGTACGTCGAGCGGCACGGCCGGGTGGAGCTGGTCCCCGTCCGCTTCGCCTCCCACGAACAGCTCATGCAGACGATCGAACGCATCGTCTCCACCGTCAACCGCCGGGTGGACGAGTCCAACCCGATGGTCGACGCGCGGCTGCCCTCCGGCGAGCGCGTCAACGTGATCATCCCGCCGCTCGCCCTGAACGGCGCCACCCTCACCATCCGCCGCTTCCCCCGCGCGTACACGCTGCCCGAACTCATCGGCATGGGCACCCTCGACGACCAGATGGTGATGCTGCTCGCCGGGCTGGTCCGGGCCAAGTTCAACGTGGTCGTCTCCGGACCCACCGGCGCCGGCAAGACCACCCTCCTCAACGCCCTCTCCGGCCTCATCCCCGAGGGCGAGCGGATCATCACCGTCGAGGACGCCGCCGAACTCCAGCTCCAGCAGACCCATGTGATCCGCCTGGAGTCCCGGCCGCCCAACGTGGAGGGCAAGGGCCGGATCACCATCCGCGACCTCGTACGCAACTCTCTGCGCATGCGCCCCGACCGCATCATCGTCGGCGAGGTCCGCGGCGGCGAGACCCTCGACATGCTCCAGGCCATGTCCACCGGCCACGACGGCTCGCTCGCCACCGTGCACGCCAACAGCGCCGAGGACGCCCTGATGCGCCTCCAGACGCTCGCGTCCATGTCCGACGTCAAGGTGCCCTTCGAGGCGCTGCGCGACCAGATCAACAGCGCCGTCGACTGCCTCGTCCAGATCACCCGGCACGCCGACGGTTCCCGCCGCATCGGCGAGATCGCCATCCTCGACTCGCACGGCCACGCGGACTACCGCCTCGCCACCGTCTGCCGCTTCGAGGCCGAACCGAGCGGCGCCGACCGCACCGTACGCGGCCGCTTCCGCTACCACCCGCTGCCGCGCCGCGTCGCCGAACGCCTCTACCTGGCCGACGAACCCGTACCCCCGGCCTTCGGGGTCGCGGCCGACGCCGACCAGCTCACCACCCGGGAAGCCTCGTGA
- a CDS encoding type II secretion system F family protein, translating into MPLDDIALLTLGVTLLCAVLAVVGLRLYATGRERHRALVDRLSDDHGLPRPGHGRRFAALDRRLRATRLGRGLELRLAATGLDVTPGEFFVGLLAVVAGVWIVAQAVLAPFFGPIAALAAVWSAYAFLNWQRQKRIEKFINQLPELSRILANATQAGLALRTALGMAAEELEAPAGEELAKVSDKLAVGHSLDDALDELAARLPSRELVVLVTTLVLSNRAGGTVVGSLRNLTKTLEERKETRREVRTQLSQVVVTAYVVPFLGLGTLLLMNRIAPGAIDRMTATFLGQAAVVVAFVLYAAGFFVIRRISKIDI; encoded by the coding sequence ATGCCCCTGGACGACATCGCCCTGCTCACCCTCGGCGTCACCCTGCTCTGCGCGGTGCTGGCCGTCGTGGGCCTGCGGCTCTACGCGACCGGACGCGAACGGCACCGGGCCCTCGTCGACCGGCTCTCCGACGACCACGGCCTGCCCCGGCCCGGCCACGGCCGCCGCTTCGCCGCCCTCGACCGCCGGCTGCGCGCCACCCGGCTCGGGCGCGGCCTGGAACTGCGGCTGGCCGCCACCGGCCTGGACGTGACCCCCGGCGAGTTCTTCGTCGGCCTGCTCGCCGTGGTCGCCGGGGTGTGGATCGTCGCGCAGGCGGTCCTGGCGCCCTTCTTCGGCCCGATCGCGGCCCTGGCGGCCGTCTGGTCGGCGTACGCCTTCCTCAACTGGCAGCGGCAGAAACGTATCGAGAAGTTCATCAACCAGCTTCCCGAGCTGTCCCGCATCCTCGCCAACGCCACCCAGGCCGGGCTGGCGCTGCGTACGGCCCTGGGCATGGCGGCCGAGGAACTGGAGGCGCCCGCCGGGGAGGAACTGGCCAAGGTCTCCGACAAACTGGCCGTCGGCCACTCCCTCGACGACGCCCTCGACGAGCTGGCCGCCCGCCTGCCCTCCCGCGAACTCGTCGTCCTCGTCACCACCCTGGTGCTGTCCAACCGCGCGGGCGGCACGGTCGTCGGCTCGCTGCGCAACCTCACCAAGACCCTGGAAGAGCGCAAGGAGACCCGGCGCGAGGTGCGCACCCAGCTCTCCCAGGTCGTCGTCACGGCGTACGTCGTGCCGTTCCTCGGCCTGGGCACGCTGCTGCTGATGAACCGCATCGCGCCCGGGGCCATCGACCGGATGACGGCCACGTTCCTGGGGCAGGCCGCGGTGGTCGTGGCCTTCGTCCTGTACGCGGCCGGCTTCTTCGTGATCCGCCGTATCTCCAAGATCGACATCTGA
- a CDS encoding OmpA family protein: protein MTTPSATRPRTATRAAVTAATALLLVLTPAPPAAHADDPPGVSEDTTAPVKIDPKDPDLRMVQGATLAPAKVLNIKSIVETDDGAERRQDTNSNVTFALQAEVLFAKDSAELSPDALSRITTIATEIKKQHATNLRVFGFTDNLGSDAHGLVLSKERANAVQRELAESLGAAVTFQIRGYGEQYPIADNTTEAGRKKNRRVEVSFPRTGK, encoded by the coding sequence ATGACCACCCCGTCCGCGACCAGACCCCGCACCGCCACCCGGGCCGCCGTCACCGCGGCCACCGCCCTCCTCCTCGTCCTCACCCCGGCCCCGCCGGCCGCCCACGCCGACGACCCGCCCGGCGTCTCCGAGGACACCACCGCCCCGGTGAAGATCGACCCGAAGGACCCCGACCTCCGCATGGTCCAGGGCGCCACCCTCGCCCCCGCCAAGGTGCTCAACATCAAGTCCATCGTCGAGACGGACGACGGCGCCGAGCGGCGCCAGGACACCAACTCCAACGTGACCTTCGCCCTCCAGGCCGAGGTCCTCTTCGCCAAGGACAGCGCCGAACTCTCCCCCGACGCGCTGTCCCGCATCACCACCATCGCCACCGAGATCAAGAAACAGCACGCCACCAACCTGCGCGTCTTCGGCTTCACCGACAATCTGGGCTCGGACGCCCACGGCCTGGTCCTCTCCAAGGAACGCGCCAACGCCGTCCAGCGCGAACTGGCCGAGAGCCTCGGCGCGGCGGTCACCTTCCAGATCCGCGGCTACGGCGAGCAGTACCCGATCGCCGACAACACCACGGAGGCCGGCCGCAAGAAGAACCGGCGGGTCGAGGTGAGCTTTCCGCGTACGGGGAAGTAG